Proteins from a genomic interval of Clostridium sp. 'deep sea':
- a CDS encoding carboxypeptidase M32: MSKTVKENITELKNYWAEIDDLKSISMVLYWDKQTKMPSSGSVARGEHLSTINSLMHKKITSPVLAKILHDLEKHESELDYHSDEAGMLRAARREFEEATKLPESLVKEKAVTSSEVYLAWLKAREENNFKMFIPQLKKSVDLAKRTAEALGYTEHPLDALINQNEPGFKTAELDVLFKEIKEFLVPLVQKINQNEHLVSDKVLQQYYKPDLQWKLGKAAVRAINFKLDEGRCDTSVHPFSIYFSPNDVRITSRVNENDFRPCFFGFLHEAGHGQYMQGLPLEYRRTPLMGGISAGIHESSSRLWENIVGRSWFFTKNFYSVIKAFFPLQTQGVSAKDWYKAVNKVKASYIRVEADEVTYNLHIMLRFEIEKGIMEGKYRVEDLEDIWNEKFKQYLGVIPPNSKLGILQDIHWTNNFGGGFQGYTIGNLASSQLYAQALKDQPQMLKEFEYGDYSSLLEWTRHNLHYYGLKYTPQEILQKSTGDKLNTKAYFEYLSNKYSDIYQLK; the protein is encoded by the coding sequence ATGAGTAAAACAGTTAAGGAAAATATCACTGAGTTAAAAAACTACTGGGCTGAAATAGATGACTTAAAATCTATTAGTATGGTTTTGTATTGGGATAAACAAACAAAAATGCCTAGCAGTGGTTCTGTAGCACGTGGCGAGCATTTAAGCACAATTAATAGTTTAATGCATAAAAAAATCACCTCACCTGTGTTAGCAAAAATATTGCATGACCTCGAAAAACATGAGAGTGAGTTAGATTATCACTCAGATGAAGCTGGTATGTTAAGAGCCGCCAGAAGAGAGTTTGAAGAGGCAACTAAATTGCCTGAAAGCTTGGTTAAAGAAAAAGCAGTAACATCCTCGGAGGTATATCTAGCTTGGTTGAAAGCCCGTGAGGAAAATAACTTTAAAATGTTTATTCCACAGCTTAAAAAGAGTGTAGATTTAGCAAAAAGAACTGCTGAGGCATTAGGTTACACAGAACATCCACTAGATGCATTAATAAATCAAAATGAGCCAGGTTTCAAAACTGCGGAACTAGATGTTCTTTTTAAGGAGATAAAAGAGTTTTTAGTTCCCTTAGTGCAAAAGATAAACCAAAATGAACATTTGGTTAGTGATAAAGTTTTACAACAATACTATAAACCTGATTTACAATGGAAACTAGGTAAAGCAGCAGTTAGAGCTATTAACTTTAAACTTGATGAAGGCAGGTGTGATACATCTGTACATCCGTTTTCTATTTATTTTTCACCAAATGATGTACGTATTACGTCTCGTGTTAATGAAAACGATTTTAGACCCTGTTTCTTTGGATTTTTACATGAAGCGGGGCATGGTCAGTATATGCAAGGCTTGCCTTTAGAATATCGCAGAACACCATTAATGGGAGGCATATCTGCGGGTATTCATGAGTCATCATCAAGATTATGGGAAAACATTGTTGGTAGGTCATGGTTCTTTACTAAGAATTTTTATTCTGTTATTAAAGCCTTTTTCCCATTACAAACCCAAGGAGTATCTGCAAAAGATTGGTACAAAGCAGTAAATAAGGTAAAAGCAAGCTACATAAGAGTTGAGGCAGATGAAGTAACCTATAATCTTCATATAATGTTAAGATTCGAAATCGAAAAGGGTATTATGGAAGGAAAGTATAGGGTAGAAGACTTAGAAGATATTTGGAATGAAAAATTTAAACAGTACTTAGGTGTAATTCCTCCTAATTCAAAACTCGGAATATTACAGGATATTCACTGGACTAACAACTTTGGTGGGGGTTTCCAAGGTTATACAATAGGTAATTTAGCTTCCTCACAACTATATGCCCAAGCTCTAAAAGATCAACCCCAAATGTTAAAGGAGTTTGAGTATGGTGATTACAGTAGTCTGTTAGAGTGGACTAGACATAACCTTCATTACTATGGTTTAAAATATACTCCACAAGAGATACTACAGAAGTCAACAGGTGATAAATTAAATACTAAAGCATATTTTGAATATTTAAGTAATAAATACAGTGATATTTATCAGTTAAAATAG
- a CDS encoding TIGR04086 family membrane protein gives MVKIAKLKKKMKQSAAKPKAPWKIILLGSIKALFITLLILLLLSFLITYSRLPEKIVPMFTTVLSIVAVLLASKRVCKKIGKKGWINGALTGLSYMFMMAILGTVFTAMSPLTFFISYWPLLVSGVVGGIWGV, from the coding sequence ATGGTAAAAATAGCGAAACTAAAGAAAAAGATGAAGCAGTCTGCAGCTAAACCAAAAGCACCCTGGAAAATAATATTATTGGGATCAATTAAAGCACTATTTATAACCTTACTTATATTGTTGCTACTATCATTTTTAATAACTTACTCAAGATTGCCTGAAAAGATTGTTCCAATGTTTACAACAGTATTAAGTATTGTAGCAGTATTATTAGCAAGTAAAAGAGTGTGTAAAAAAATAGGTAAAAAAGGCTGGATAAATGGAGCATTAACAGGCTTAAGCTATATGTTTATGATGGCTATATTAGGAACAGTATTTACAGCGATGTCACCTCTTACCTTTTTTATTTCATACTGGCCTCTTTTAGTTAGTGGAGTGGTAGGTGGAATTTGGGGAGTTTAA
- a CDS encoding alanine--glyoxylate aminotransferase family protein — MKNLIMTPGPTYVHEDVRKAMAKPITNPDIDLSFYEFYKATTSQLQKLLKTQNDVLILSGEGILGLEAACASLIEAGDRVLCIDNGIFGNGFGDFAKIYGAKVVYYKSDYEKGLDAQKLKEFLNNDHNFKLATFVHCETPSGITNNIKDISLLLKDHNILTVVDSVAAIGGEELQTDKWHIDVILGGSQKCLSAPPGLTFLAVSNESWHVMQNRKQDITSFYANLLIWKDWYEKKWFPYTQPISEIYALREACERLLADNYLERHYLIADAVRKSLQKCGLQLYAKNSFSNTVTAVMLPQEISFTELYNDMLNNYKIMIGGAFGYLKDKIFRIGHMGENCYEEKLYLTLKALNNSLKKHNVVLNGQLHLEFVKNINS, encoded by the coding sequence GTGAAAAACTTAATAATGACACCAGGGCCAACCTATGTACATGAAGATGTAAGAAAGGCAATGGCTAAGCCAATAACAAATCCAGATATTGATTTAAGTTTTTACGAATTTTATAAAGCAACAACTAGTCAACTTCAAAAGCTATTAAAAACCCAAAACGATGTTTTAATTTTAAGTGGCGAAGGTATTTTAGGTTTAGAGGCAGCGTGTGCTTCTTTAATAGAGGCTGGCGACAGAGTACTCTGTATAGATAATGGAATCTTTGGTAATGGATTTGGAGATTTTGCAAAAATATATGGTGCGAAAGTTGTGTATTATAAGAGTGATTATGAAAAGGGTTTAGATGCCCAAAAGCTAAAAGAGTTTTTAAATAATGACCATAATTTTAAACTGGCTACCTTTGTACATTGTGAAACACCATCTGGCATAACTAATAATATTAAAGATATATCTTTATTGCTGAAAGACCACAATATTTTAACAGTAGTAGACTCAGTAGCAGCAATTGGAGGAGAAGAACTCCAAACCGATAAATGGCATATAGATGTAATATTGGGTGGCTCTCAAAAGTGTTTATCGGCACCTCCTGGTTTAACATTTTTAGCTGTAAGTAATGAATCATGGCATGTCATGCAAAATCGTAAACAGGATATAACATCATTTTATGCCAACTTATTGATTTGGAAAGATTGGTATGAAAAAAAATGGTTCCCATATACCCAGCCTATAAGTGAAATTTATGCTTTAAGAGAAGCTTGTGAAAGGTTATTGGCAGATAATTATTTAGAAAGACACTATCTTATAGCAGATGCTGTACGAAAAAGTCTACAAAAATGTGGTTTGCAACTTTATGCTAAAAATAGTTTTTCTAATACAGTTACTGCAGTAATGCTACCTCAAGAGATTTCATTTACTGAGTTATACAACGATATGTTAAATAATTATAAGATAATGATTGGAGGAGCCTTTGGCTACCTAAAAGATAAAATATTTAGAATAGGCCATATGGGAGAAAACTGTTATGAAGAAAAACTCTATTTAACTCTTAAAGCCCTAAATAATAGCCTAAAAAAACATAATGTTGTTCTAAATGGTCAGTTACACTTAGAGTTTGTTAAGAACATAAATAGTTAA
- a CDS encoding MgtC/SapB family protein, whose amino-acid sequence MEELIIKLVVAVLLGGIIGWEREHTARPAGLRTHILVCVGSALMTILSMEAFSGADPSRVAAQIVSGIGFLGAGTIMREGLSVKGLTTAASLWATAGIGMAVGTGYFSAAIITTVLVFLTLTAMLLREKGVISSTYRKKVIIEGRNKPGLLGQVGTILGEYDIDIDSVQLKTEDNDIFIELTVRLPGKADIGAVVETLRKVDVVRSIEIE is encoded by the coding sequence ATGGAGGAGCTAATTATAAAGCTTGTTGTTGCAGTATTACTTGGTGGAATTATTGGATGGGAGCGTGAGCATACAGCTCGACCAGCTGGTTTACGTACCCATATTTTAGTTTGTGTTGGTTCAGCCTTAATGACAATTCTCTCTATGGAGGCTTTTTCAGGAGCAGACCCTAGTCGAGTTGCTGCCCAAATTGTTAGTGGTATTGGTTTTTTAGGTGCAGGAACAATTATGAGAGAAGGGTTATCGGTTAAAGGATTAACTACGGCTGCCAGCTTGTGGGCTACTGCGGGTATTGGTATGGCTGTAGGAACAGGTTATTTTTCGGCAGCAATTATTACAACAGTATTAGTGTTTTTAACTTTAACAGCAATGCTTTTAAGAGAAAAAGGTGTAATTAGTTCTACATATCGTAAAAAAGTAATTATAGAAGGAAGAAATAAACCTGGTTTATTAGGGCAAGTAGGCACAATATTAGGTGAATACGATATAGATATTGACTCAGTGCAGCTAAAAACAGAAGATAATGATATCTTTATTGAGCTCACTGTTAGGTTGCCTGGTAAGGCAGATATTGGGGCTGTAGTAGAAACACTACGCAAAGTGGACGTAGTAAGGAGTATTGAAATAGAATAA
- a CDS encoding carbon-nitrogen hydrolase family protein gives MKVKIGICQMNVVDNKNTNLNNAKKLIIKAVKLGAKIVCLPEMFNCLYENNSFINNAEEQGGKTYQYLSNTAKELAVYLVGGSISEKCDNHLYNTSYVFNPKGELIAKHRKVHLFDIEVKDKIHFKESDTFTAGNKFTIFNTEYGTFGLAICFDIRFVEQFRVMALQGAKAIFVPGAFNMTTGPAHWHLSFRARAVDNQLYMIGCAPARNTKSTYVSFGNSLVTNPWGEVEVALDEKQNVVVTEIDFSNVDEIRKQLPILKNRRTDLYDIKIHS, from the coding sequence ATGAAAGTGAAAATTGGCATATGCCAAATGAATGTTGTAGATAATAAAAACACTAACCTCAATAATGCAAAAAAGTTAATTATTAAGGCAGTAAAATTAGGTGCTAAAATAGTATGTTTGCCAGAAATGTTTAACTGTTTATATGAAAATAATAGCTTTATAAATAACGCAGAAGAGCAAGGTGGTAAAACGTATCAGTATTTAAGCAATACTGCGAAAGAGTTGGCAGTTTATTTAGTTGGAGGTTCCATTTCTGAAAAATGTGACAACCACCTCTACAATACAAGCTATGTGTTTAATCCAAAGGGAGAGCTTATAGCTAAACATCGTAAGGTACATCTTTTTGATATTGAGGTAAAAGATAAAATACACTTTAAGGAATCGGATACATTTACAGCAGGTAATAAATTTACTATTTTTAATACGGAGTATGGCACCTTTGGTTTAGCCATTTGTTTTGATATAAGATTTGTTGAGCAGTTTAGAGTTATGGCATTGCAAGGTGCAAAAGCAATATTTGTACCAGGTGCATTTAATATGACTACCGGACCAGCTCATTGGCATTTATCCTTTAGGGCTAGAGCTGTAGATAATCAGTTATATATGATTGGCTGTGCCCCTGCACGTAATACTAAAAGTACGTATGTATCGTTTGGTAATTCCTTAGTTACTAATCCTTGGGGAGAGGTAGAAGTAGCTTTAGATGAAAAACAGAATGTAGTAGTCACGGAAATTGATTTTAGCAACGTTGATGAAATACGTAAACAACTACCTATACTTAAAAATAGGCGTACCGATTTATATGACATTAAAATACACAGTTAA
- a CDS encoding ECF transporter S component: MVSKTHNKILEMVITSTLIAVVIISTRLGVNFTGSPGGYSHFGNIPLIAVAILLGRRKGAIVGGLGMAIFDLFSEFAAWAPYTFIIRFAMGYTIGYFSWINGKQGKSITLNSIGIFFGAIIMMGGYFLAEYFIYGNWVGPIQAIPGNILQLAVGIFGGVPLAAALRKNKLIRRYLNITE; the protein is encoded by the coding sequence ATGGTGAGCAAAACACACAATAAAATATTAGAAATGGTTATAACTAGTACACTTATTGCCGTAGTTATTATTAGTACACGTTTAGGTGTTAATTTTACTGGCTCACCAGGAGGATATTCTCACTTTGGCAATATTCCCTTAATTGCAGTGGCAATACTTTTAGGGAGAAGAAAAGGTGCCATAGTTGGTGGGTTAGGCATGGCTATTTTTGATTTGTTTTCAGAATTTGCAGCGTGGGCACCATATACTTTTATTATAAGGTTTGCAATGGGTTATACTATAGGATATTTCTCTTGGATAAACGGAAAACAAGGCAAATCTATAACCCTAAACAGCATAGGAATATTTTTTGGTGCAATTATTATGATGGGTGGCTACTTTTTAGCAGAGTATTTTATTTACGGTAACTGGGTAGGACCTATTCAAGCTATACCTGGTAATATACTTCAGTTAGCAGTGGGGATATTTGGTGGTGTTCCATTGGCTGCTGCCTTAAGAAAAAATAAGCTTATCAGACGCTATTTAAATATAACAGAATAA
- a CDS encoding PLP-dependent aminotransferase family protein: MIDEYGNEITWYPKLKNNTRSVTKEIAQLLEDDILSGKLKSGFRLPSQRVLANFLNVNHSTVTRAFRLCEAKGLILGVTGKGTFVSADAGIPRYLLKEHESNIIEMGLVLPLYEVNPLIESCLRQIQNNINYNDVLRYVPPEGSAKHRYIAVKWLQKFNIKADNSNVIITAGTQNALSVILTTLFNKGDKIVVDQYTYTGFKSLATLLGIVLVPVEINENGINTIQLKEICEKENVKGIYLIPDCHNPTSISLTEHQRKIIAEIVINYNLLLIEDSYYAFASENLFKPISFFAPNNSFYIASFSKSINPSFRISYLVCANLYTKKLIAGINNLTWMASPINAEIISQMIRFKFYDEIIKAKRIAIVKRNKLVDEILKDYEILPNDFSFFRYLKLPQGLGGRNFELECFKKGVQVFSLDRFSVDKLHSENSVRISISGPKTIHQLKCGLIIIKNILDNFKCSENIII, from the coding sequence ATGATAGATGAATATGGCAACGAAATAACGTGGTACCCTAAGTTAAAAAATAATACTAGATCAGTGACCAAAGAGATAGCTCAATTACTTGAAGACGATATTTTAAGTGGAAAATTAAAATCTGGTTTTAGACTGCCTTCGCAACGCGTACTAGCTAATTTTTTAAATGTTAACCACAGCACTGTTACTAGAGCGTTTAGGCTATGTGAAGCTAAGGGTTTAATTTTAGGAGTAACTGGTAAAGGCACTTTTGTAAGTGCAGATGCAGGTATTCCTAGGTATTTGTTAAAAGAACATGAATCTAATATAATTGAAATGGGTCTGGTCTTACCTTTGTATGAGGTTAACCCCCTTATTGAATCATGTTTGAGACAAATTCAAAATAATATAAACTACAATGATGTATTAAGGTATGTTCCACCAGAGGGATCTGCGAAACACCGCTATATTGCTGTTAAATGGTTGCAAAAATTCAATATAAAAGCTGATAACAGTAATGTGATTATTACAGCAGGAACTCAAAATGCTTTATCTGTAATATTAACCACTCTTTTTAATAAGGGAGATAAAATTGTTGTAGATCAATACACCTATACTGGCTTTAAGTCATTGGCTACACTGCTAGGTATTGTACTTGTACCAGTTGAAATTAATGAAAATGGTATTAACACCATACAGCTTAAAGAGATTTGTGAAAAAGAGAACGTAAAAGGTATTTATTTAATACCAGATTGCCACAACCCAACATCTATATCTTTAACAGAACATCAGCGTAAAATTATTGCTGAAATTGTTATAAACTATAACTTACTACTTATTGAAGATAGCTACTATGCATTTGCTAGTGAGAATCTTTTTAAACCCATTAGTTTTTTTGCACCGAATAATAGTTTTTATATAGCTAGCTTTTCTAAATCAATAAACCCTAGTTTTAGAATATCTTATTTGGTTTGTGCTAATTTATACACCAAAAAACTGATAGCCGGTATCAATAACTTAACATGGATGGCTTCACCAATTAATGCTGAAATAATATCTCAAATGATACGCTTTAAGTTTTATGACGAAATAATTAAAGCTAAGAGGATAGCTATAGTAAAACGAAATAAGCTTGTAGATGAAATTTTAAAAGATTATGAAATACTACCTAATGATTTTTCGTTTTTTAGATATTTAAAATTACCACAAGGCCTAGGAGGAAGAAACTTTGAATTAGAGTGTTTTAAAAAAGGTGTTCAGGTGTTTAGCCTAGATAGATTTTCGGTAGATAAGTTGCATAGTGAAAATTCTGTTCGTATTTCAATTAGTGGGCCTAAAACTATTCATCAGTTAAAATGTGGCTTAATAATCATTAAAAACATATTAGATAATTTTAAATGCAGTGAAAATATAATTATTTAA
- a CDS encoding PLP-dependent aminotransferase family protein: MNKYKEIIKHIKNQIINGELTVGKRLPAVRSLANKFNCSVGTVLRAYKELEINHIIYAKPQSGYYLLSNSTSKEEKTDIIDFSSGFPGLTTFHYRDFQHCLNQAINIYKESLFSYSNPKGLHTLIAAINDTFKKSDIYTKEENIYITTGSQQAIDILVRMPFPNNKTNVLLEQPSYYGVIKSLELNNVKAIGITRDHNGINLKNLENHFKNSNVKFFFTMARNHTLTGTSYTKKEKEKIIELANKYNVYIVEDDIMLDFERNSRSMPLYYYDISEKVIYLKSFSKILLPGLRVSATILPKVLTDNFLEFKRWTDRNSPILAQGALEIF; the protein is encoded by the coding sequence ATGAATAAGTACAAAGAAATAATAAAACATATTAAAAATCAAATTATAAATGGTGAACTAACAGTAGGTAAAAGACTACCTGCAGTTAGATCCTTGGCTAATAAGTTTAACTGTAGTGTAGGTACTGTTTTAAGAGCCTACAAAGAGCTTGAAATTAATCATATAATTTACGCTAAACCACAAAGTGGCTACTATTTATTAAGCAATTCAACCTCTAAAGAAGAGAAAACCGATATTATTGATTTTTCTTCGGGATTTCCCGGATTAACTACATTTCATTATCGAGATTTTCAACATTGTTTAAATCAAGCAATTAACATTTACAAAGAGAGCTTGTTTTCTTATAGTAACCCTAAAGGTCTACATACTTTAATAGCCGCTATTAATGATACATTTAAAAAGAGTGATATTTACACTAAAGAAGAAAATATTTATATTACTACAGGCTCACAGCAAGCCATAGATATTTTAGTTAGAATGCCTTTTCCTAATAACAAAACAAATGTTTTATTAGAGCAACCTAGCTATTACGGGGTAATAAAATCGCTTGAACTTAACAATGTTAAAGCTATTGGAATTACTCGTGACCATAATGGAATTAACTTAAAAAATCTTGAAAACCACTTTAAAAATAGCAATGTGAAGTTCTTTTTTACAATGGCACGCAACCACACCTTAACAGGCACCTCGTACACTAAAAAAGAAAAAGAAAAAATTATAGAGCTAGCTAATAAATATAATGTTTACATAGTTGAAGATGATATTATGCTAGATTTTGAAAGAAACAGTAGATCTATGCCTTTATATTACTATGATATTTCAGAAAAAGTTATCTATTTAAAAAGCTTTTCCAAGATTTTACTGCCAGGTTTAAGAGTTTCAGCTACAATTTTACCTAAAGTTCTTACTGATAATTTTTTGGAATTTAAGCGGTGGACAGATCGTAATAGTCCCATACTTGCTCAAGGAGCTTTAGAAATATTTTAA
- a CDS encoding CHAP domain-containing protein: MAIGISVFENIVYYGPNPIYYPKLGTLKAKEKIRILWREDEWLYIEFYDINQKKRGYVQDLFVSYIIGKIISVPLLAEVKLSKDRVTSYLGPIPNIYAIAGTVFEYEPLTVYNVTLGDYTFVEYTIKNNLKKRGFIHNKAIDYDAKSDLIPLVGTKLADFSNESCYGSGSFYRRASLRGQCTWYCWGRAKEKCKKRLMLKYPNNAHNWFENSTKGFSRKLLESAAPVKNSIACFKGGNYGHVVFVEEVENNLVYFTEANANNNSIVDSTDGILKVKTVDEFKNHLGKKLQGYILL, translated from the coding sequence ATGGCAATTGGCATTTCTGTTTTTGAAAACATAGTGTACTATGGCCCAAACCCTATTTATTATCCAAAACTAGGTACACTAAAGGCTAAAGAAAAAATAAGAATTTTATGGAGAGAAGATGAATGGCTTTATATAGAATTTTATGATATAAACCAAAAAAAAAGAGGATATGTTCAGGACTTATTTGTAAGTTATATTATTGGTAAAATAATATCAGTACCTCTTTTAGCAGAGGTAAAACTATCTAAAGATAGGGTAACAAGTTACTTGGGTCCAATTCCAAATATATATGCTATAGCTGGCACTGTTTTTGAGTATGAGCCACTAACTGTTTACAATGTAACCTTGGGAGACTATACTTTTGTAGAATACACAATTAAAAACAATCTAAAAAAAAGAGGGTTTATTCATAATAAAGCCATAGATTATGATGCAAAAAGTGATTTAATACCACTTGTTGGAACTAAGTTGGCTGACTTTAGCAATGAATCCTGTTATGGATCAGGGAGTTTTTATAGAAGGGCCTCTCTAAGAGGTCAATGTACTTGGTACTGCTGGGGTAGAGCAAAAGAAAAATGCAAAAAAAGATTAATGCTTAAATATCCAAATAATGCCCATAACTGGTTTGAAAATAGTACAAAAGGATTTAGCCGTAAACTTCTTGAGTCTGCTGCACCAGTGAAAAATTCTATTGCCTGTTTTAAGGGTGGAAACTATGGTCATGTAGTTTTTGTTGAAGAAGTTGAAAATAACTTGGTTTATTTTACAGAAGCAAATGCTAATAATAACAGTATTGTGGACTCAACAGATGGTATACTAAAAGTTAAAACTGTAGATGAATTTAAAAACCACTTAGGTAAAAAACTTCAAGGATATATTTTATTGTAA